A region from the Bacteroidales bacterium genome encodes:
- a CDS encoding IS30 family transposase: MKYKHLRIEEREKIQELFWQKKSIRYIAKTLDRSPTSISRELRRNFPDGYKRYTPRLAHERALFKRRCRGRAERLKTKEIKAYVIKHLRERWSPEQIAGRIKIDLKQTISHEAIYQFIYYQIHRDGYGYLKTHSEDLRIYLRRKQKRRQKKGTRKGQRIFKPNGFSIDERPKIVADRKRIGDWESDSVESINHKSGVNTLLERKSGMYLVTKLKNRTSVATVFAIQKRMRNLPNKVKRTMTFDNGSENRDWKLFEEVTSIKSYFAHPYHSWERGSNENANGLLRDYFPKKTDFSTIPEEEILKVEYSLNSRPRKRLGWKTPLEVFSVALRG; encoded by the coding sequence ATGAAATATAAGCATTTAAGGATTGAGGAGCGCGAAAAAATTCAAGAATTGTTTTGGCAGAAGAAATCGATTAGGTATATAGCAAAAACACTTGATCGTTCACCTACATCAATATCAAGAGAATTAAGAAGAAATTTTCCAGATGGATATAAAAGGTACACTCCTAGATTGGCTCACGAAAGAGCGCTCTTTAAACGCAGGTGCCGAGGTAGAGCAGAAAGACTTAAAACAAAAGAAATCAAAGCGTATGTCATCAAACACCTGAGAGAAAGATGGTCTCCAGAGCAGATAGCTGGAAGAATTAAAATTGATCTTAAGCAAACAATTTCTCACGAAGCAATATATCAATTCATTTACTATCAAATTCATCGCGATGGTTATGGATACCTTAAAACACATAGTGAAGATCTTAGAATATATCTTCGTCGGAAACAGAAGAGAAGACAAAAGAAAGGAACTAGAAAGGGTCAAAGAATCTTTAAACCAAACGGTTTTTCAATAGATGAGAGGCCCAAAATCGTTGCAGACAGAAAAAGAATTGGAGACTGGGAAAGCGACTCGGTTGAGTCAATCAATCACAAGTCTGGAGTTAATACTCTTCTGGAGAGAAAAAGCGGTATGTATCTTGTGACTAAATTAAAAAACAGAACAAGTGTGGCTACTGTGTTTGCTATACAAAAAAGAATGAGAAATTTGCCAAATAAAGTTAAAAGAACTATGACCTTTGATAATGGATCAGAAAATCGAGACTGGAAATTGTTTGAAGAAGTGACCTCAATCAAAAGTTATTTTGCTCACCCATATCATTCATGGGAGAGAGGATCAAATGAAAACGCTAACGGACTGCTCCGTGATTACTTTCCAAAGAAAACAGATTTTAGTACGATACCTGAAGAAGAGATATTAAAAGTCGAATACAGTCTTAATTCCAGACCTAGAAAAAGGCTTGGATGGAAGACACCATTAGAAGTCTTTAGTGTTGCACTTCGAGGTTGA
- a CDS encoding DUF3761 domain-containing protein: MKKFILSTLIIGSLFIASTPTVEAKIKVSHYGATALCRDGTYSYSKTHRGTCSWHKGVRIWYK, encoded by the coding sequence ATGAAAAAATTTATACTATCAACTTTAATTATTGGAAGTTTGTTTATTGCTTCAACACCAACAGTTGAAGCTAAAATAAAAGTTTCTCACTATGGAGCAACAGCTCTTTGTCGTGATGGCACTTATAGTTATAGTAAAACTCACAGGGGCACTTGCTCTTGGCATAAAGGAGTAAGAATATGGTATAAATAA
- a CDS encoding DNA adenine methylase produces MKPPLTYYGGKQKLAERIISMIPPHKTYCEPFFGGGAVFFAKPPAELEIINDSNGELINFYRILKTNYKKLAKEIKATLHSREEHENAEVVMKYPKLFSEVRRAWAIWTLANQSFASMLGGTWRCDLQKNSTASRLNNKRNNFTEEYAKRLEQTQIENCDALKVIKLWDSKDTFFYCDPPYFNADMGHYKGYTEQDFENLLKTLAKIKGKFILSSYPSELIEKYTKKYKWHTTKIEGIPVSVSLGKRKTKTEVLTGNYPIKIGFTK; encoded by the coding sequence ATGAAGCCACCTCTAACTTACTATGGAGGCAAGCAGAAACTTGCCGAACGCATCATTTCTATGATTCCTCCGCATAAAACCTACTGTGAGCCGTTTTTTGGCGGTGGAGCGGTGTTTTTTGCCAAACCTCCTGCCGAACTTGAAATAATAAACGATTCCAACGGCGAGCTTATCAACTTTTACCGGATTCTTAAAACGAATTACAAGAAACTGGCAAAAGAAATAAAAGCCACACTGCACAGCAGGGAAGAACACGAAAACGCAGAAGTTGTAATGAAATATCCAAAATTATTCAGTGAAGTTAGGCGTGCTTGGGCTATATGGACATTGGCAAATCAAAGCTTCGCATCAATGTTAGGCGGTACTTGGAGATGCGATTTACAGAAGAATTCAACTGCAAGTCGTTTAAATAATAAAAGAAATAATTTTACAGAAGAATATGCAAAACGTCTGGAACAAACCCAAATTGAGAACTGTGATGCTTTAAAAGTAATTAAATTATGGGACAGTAAAGATACTTTCTTTTATTGCGACCCGCCATATTTTAATGCTGACATGGGGCATTACAAAGGTTATACTGAACAAGATTTTGAAAATTTATTAAAAACGCTGGCAAAAATAAAAGGGAAGTTTATTTTAAGTTCCTATCCTTCCGAACTTATTGAGAAATATACAAAAAAATACAAATGGCATACGACAAAAATTGAAGGAATACCTGTATCGGTTTCTTTGGGAAAGCGGAAAACAAAGACTGAGGTGCTGACGGGGAATTATCCGATAAAAATTGGATTTACAAAATAA
- a CDS encoding site-specific DNA-methyltransferase, which translates to MNFKIKSKFNIKQKINSVIHGDALETLKKFPSECIDCVIFSPPYWQLRDYKFKGQWGLEKTPDEYLKNLWSLMDELKRVLKQRGTVWINLGDTYGTQSGSCRGKKYNSETTMERRENGNMLLKNKSLHKSLLMLPHRFAIGCTERGWLVRNNIIWAKSNGMPESVHDRFSKKHEFIFLLAKNKKYYFDLDSIREPHKASSIERVKRGWNGHREAKSSYMNMDIKMMCHPLGKNPGDVTDFWSIPTIPSNDKHYAKYNTRLITKPILAGCPKNGIVLDPFCGTGTTGIKALELGRKFIGIDGKKAYCKIAERNLKQQLSTLPINKWRAKTRLNK; encoded by the coding sequence ATGAATTTTAAAATAAAATCAAAATTCAACATAAAACAAAAAATCAATTCTGTTATTCATGGTGATGCACTGGAGACATTGAAAAAGTTTCCAAGCGAATGCATCGATTGTGTTATCTTCTCTCCACCCTACTGGCAACTTCGGGATTATAAATTTAAAGGTCAATGGGGACTAGAAAAAACTCCCGATGAATATTTAAAAAACTTATGGTCTCTGATGGATGAATTAAAGCGAGTGTTAAAACAAAGAGGAACTGTTTGGATTAATCTTGGCGATACTTACGGAACTCAGTCAGGTTCTTGCAGAGGAAAGAAATACAATAGCGAAACGACAATGGAGCGCAGAGAAAACGGAAATATGTTATTAAAAAATAAATCGCTTCATAAAAGTTTATTAATGCTTCCGCATCGGTTTGCTATTGGTTGCACTGAGAGAGGATGGCTCGTGAGAAATAACATTATTTGGGCAAAATCAAACGGAATGCCCGAAAGCGTTCATGACAGATTTTCCAAGAAACACGAATTTATTTTTCTTCTTGCAAAAAATAAAAAATATTATTTCGATTTAGACAGCATTCGTGAACCGCACAAAGCATCGTCCATTGAAAGAGTGAAAAGAGGATGGAATGGACACAGAGAAGCAAAAAGTTCTTACATGAATATGGACATTAAAATGATGTGTCATCCGCTTGGCAAGAATCCTGGCGATGTTACGGACTTTTGGTCAATTCCCACAATTCCAAGTAATGATAAGCATTATGCGAAATACAATACGAGATTAATAACCAAACCAATTCTTGCAGGTTGTCCCAAAAACGGAATCGTTCTTGATCCATTCTGCGGAACAGGAACTACAGGCATAAAAGCTCTTGAGCTTGGCAGAAAGTTTATCGGCATTGATGGTAAGAAAGCGTATTGTAAAATTGCAGAAAGAAATTTAAAACAACAACTCTCTACTTTGCCTATAAACAAATGGAGAGCTAAAACAAGATTAAATAAATAA
- a CDS encoding tyrosine-type recombinase/integrase, producing MFYIKFSDKYESYFNYLKQKGRKAKTIREQRRYLYDIFPHEIQNKRLKSIKRADTALLEEAGRNHGEHGATRAIVYFRRYCDFLQLECNIRLPIDWRDIKVPVVRTKEQPVFEDYELATLFKIMETMESGSVHGRRMSWTMQAFFETLFGTGLRLHEALQLKRCQFAEIKDIGKTKVIRKGNKEREITFSDRAIEKLGSYLEKRNDISEAMFVNSCGEPLIASTAKSHFQRFRKKLRDEGYPEIANKLKSHTFRRTLATYLLENGADIKTVQSVMDHESERTTIKHYIKVNKRRAQVIHRSILSKIPFEELANRYKEVNGRALVRTTPNGGQWMSLDENTSKELSNLMKPDLHFSEENKNSLLKIYLTLERMFK from the coding sequence ATGTTTTATATAAAGTTTAGTGATAAATATGAAAGTTATTTTAACTACCTCAAACAAAAGGGCAGAAAAGCAAAGACAATAAGAGAACAAAGGCGCTACCTTTACGATATTTTCCCTCACGAAATTCAAAATAAAAGATTAAAAAGCATTAAAAGAGCCGATACCGCATTATTGGAAGAAGCGGGGAGAAATCACGGAGAACACGGCGCAACACGTGCAATAGTATATTTCAGGCGTTATTGCGACTTTCTTCAACTTGAATGCAACATAAGGCTTCCTATTGATTGGCGTGATATAAAAGTGCCTGTTGTTAGAACAAAAGAACAACCTGTATTTGAAGACTACGAACTCGCTACACTTTTTAAAATAATGGAAACGATGGAATCTGGCAGTGTGCATGGTCGCCGTATGTCGTGGACTATGCAAGCATTTTTTGAAACTTTGTTTGGAACAGGACTTAGATTGCATGAAGCACTTCAACTTAAAAGATGTCAGTTTGCCGAAATTAAAGATATTGGTAAAACAAAGGTTATTCGTAAAGGAAATAAAGAAAGAGAAATTACTTTTTCTGATCGTGCAATAGAAAAGCTTGGTAGTTATTTAGAAAAACGCAATGATATTTCCGAAGCAATGTTTGTTAATTCTTGCGGTGAACCACTAATTGCATCAACTGCAAAAAGCCACTTTCAAAGATTCAGAAAAAAATTAAGAGATGAAGGATACCCAGAAATTGCAAATAAACTAAAGAGCCACACTTTCCGAAGAACACTCGCTACATATCTTTTAGAAAACGGAGCTGATATAAAAACTGTCCAATCTGTTATGGATCACGAATCCGAAAGAACTACAATAAAGCACTACATAAAAGTAAATAAACGCAGAGCGCAAGTTATTCATCGTTCAATATTATCTAAAATACCTTTTGAAGAACTTGCAAATCGTTATAAAGAAGTTAACGGCAGAGCTTTAGTAAGGACAACACCCAATGGCGGACAATGGATGTCGCTTGATGAAAATACATCAAAAGAACTTTCAAATCTTATGAAACCTGATTTACATTTTTCGGAAGAAAATAAAAATTCACTTCTGAAAATTTATCTAACCCTTGAAAGAATGTTTAAATAA
- a CDS encoding DUF5655 domain-containing protein: MKKNKKSKKAVSPKKSNIVANKKNQKTSPKIKAENKKKVDYPDWTKPDHLHDKDCKDLRRFYELYSERKFDVALSFASGLDTIVRDEIPVGIWAEIGGELTPSGEEELQKNKKKTKDEKQPPTSNIANSKYLYILEKGTLQRLPDSYFYDDKEINEAKFYKKSDLEEFVIENYKTLFGENTVIIDNTKSTNEYFPNVFLFDFKEQEKPRIYVIEVNVSDDSLGLIYARITHFIASLKNKNYQNDFLALLCKTIDADKKDKKELQARLKEEQDISGLLSEMLDNRPAILLVKDNENPVLDLMQAVYVETWGKMVRQILIKKYYCGDDKIFSVNQDFADIWKGEKNKKEEVVKITEEDHLNSVSESIRNAYSEIKTALLETDSSLEFNTKKHYISVRKNKNLAFFHLRKKNINLVLMNPEDDTRKQIKHHEIKTLPASVQKFWNGACCALVVDNTDKLNEVIGLLKKVIKNA; encoded by the coding sequence ATGAAAAAGAATAAAAAATCAAAAAAAGCTGTTAGCCCAAAGAAATCAAATATTGTGGCAAACAAGAAGAATCAGAAAACATCTCCGAAAATAAAAGCGGAAAACAAAAAGAAAGTTGATTATCCCGACTGGACAAAGCCCGATCATTTGCACGATAAGGATTGTAAGGATTTAAGAAGGTTTTATGAATTGTATTCTGAAAGGAAATTTGATGTTGCACTTAGCTTTGCCAGTGGACTTGACACCATTGTTCGAGATGAAATCCCTGTCGGTATTTGGGCAGAAATAGGCGGAGAACTCACTCCAAGCGGAGAAGAAGAATTGCAGAAAAATAAAAAGAAAACAAAAGATGAAAAGCAACCACCTACAAGCAATATCGCCAATTCAAAGTATTTATATATTTTGGAAAAAGGCACACTACAACGTTTACCCGATAGCTATTTCTATGATGACAAAGAAATAAATGAAGCGAAATTTTACAAAAAAAGCGATTTGGAAGAATTTGTTATTGAAAATTACAAAACGCTTTTCGGCGAAAACACTGTTATTATTGATAACACTAAAAGCACAAATGAATATTTTCCGAATGTGTTTTTGTTTGACTTCAAAGAACAGGAAAAGCCGAGAATTTATGTAATAGAAGTAAATGTTTCAGACGACAGCTTAGGACTTATTTATGCCCGTATTACTCATTTTATCGCTTCTTTGAAAAACAAGAATTATCAAAATGATTTTCTTGCCCTGCTTTGTAAAACAATTGATGCGGACAAAAAAGATAAAAAGGAATTACAGGCGAGATTAAAGGAAGAACAGGACATTTCCGGACTATTGTCGGAAATGCTTGATAACAGACCTGCGATATTGCTTGTAAAAGATAATGAAAATCCTGTTTTAGATTTAATGCAAGCTGTGTATGTTGAAACTTGGGGCAAGATGGTAAGACAAATTCTAATAAAGAAATATTATTGCGGTGATGATAAAATTTTCTCGGTAAATCAAGATTTTGCTGATATTTGGAAAGGCGAGAAAAATAAAAAGGAAGAAGTTGTGAAAATCACAGAAGAAGACCATTTGAATTCAGTATCAGAAAGCATAAGGAATGCTTACAGCGAGATTAAAACGGCTCTGCTTGAAACAGACAGCAGTTTGGAGTTTAACACTAAAAAGCACTACATTTCCGTGAGAAAAAACAAGAATCTTGCATTCTTTCATTTGCGAAAGAAAAACATCAATCTTGTTTTGATGAATCCGGAGGATGATACGAGAAAACAAATCAAGCATCATGAAATTAAAACTCTTCCTGCTTCGGTACAGAAATTTTGGAATGGGGCTTGTTGTGCGCTTGTTGTTGATAATACTGACAAATTAAATGAAGTTATCGGATTATTAAAAAAGGTTATTAAAAATGCGTAA